A single region of the Alphaproteobacteria bacterium GM7ARS4 genome encodes:
- a CDS encoding Smr/MutS family protein: MMTQHNDHDGNSAWERLKTRVVPLSPQEPSPPSSSSHHKEAEGKSHPTPMAATGIRSHQATAQKTRHKARNEHSLPPLVVGDLRRRGLGRREEKAMRSGDVLVDRRLDLHGLSLTDARLKVHLVVQQAYKNGHTFLHIITGKGDKQQGSGVIREAFCRWLNEPHITPMVIALCHAVGRHGGEGAFYVRLKRVRGHKAR; this comes from the coding sequence ATGATGACACAACACAACGACCATGACGGCAACAGCGCTTGGGAGCGTCTTAAGACACGCGTTGTGCCTCTCTCTCCTCAAGAGCCATCGCCGCCATCGTCCTCGTCTCACCATAAAGAGGCGGAAGGGAAGAGTCATCCCACGCCCATGGCCGCCACAGGGATACGTTCTCACCAAGCGACAGCACAGAAGACTCGCCATAAGGCGCGCAACGAGCATAGTCTTCCCCCTTTGGTGGTAGGCGACCTCCGTCGGCGTGGCTTAGGAAGACGAGAGGAAAAGGCGATGCGCTCAGGGGACGTGTTGGTCGATAGGCGTCTTGACTTGCATGGGCTGTCTCTTACGGATGCGCGGCTTAAAGTGCACCTTGTGGTGCAGCAAGCCTATAAGAATGGGCATACGTTCCTTCATATCATCACAGGCAAGGGTGATAAACAGCAAGGGTCTGGCGTCATACGGGAGGCGTTCTGTCGTTGGCTTAATGAACCTCACATAACGCCTATGGTGATTGCCCTATGCCATGCTGTGGGACGTCATGGCGGTGAGGGCGCTTTCTACGTGCGTTTAAAACGAGTGCGAGGTCACAAGGCAAGGTGA
- the ychF gene encoding redox-regulated ATPase YchF, with protein sequence MGFACGLIGLPNVGKSTLFNALMSRAVVAAENYPFCTIEPHRERVPVPDERLAVLSSLVRPANVVEAQLELVDIAGLVRGASVGEGLGNRFLQHIRDVHVLVHVVRCFEGEDITHVDGRIDPMGDIDTIETELMLADIGCVTTQRAGLEKRARARDKDAIALLAQSDIWLAHLDKGHALRSLPLEPQERHALMMMGALTMRPVIYVCNVTEGHVVGGFELSQRVHAWANEQGLPCITISAALEQALASFSPQERKDYLEALGVEDTGLSQLIRAGYSALGLHTFFTAGDKEVRAWTCQKGASAVEAAAVIHSDFAQGFICAETISYGDYKEWGSHSAAAQAGKVRKEGRDYIVCDGDVMLFRFHVAKAGKAKK encoded by the coding sequence ATGGGTTTTGCTTGTGGTTTGATAGGGTTGCCTAATGTGGGGAAGTCCACGCTCTTTAACGCCTTGATGTCGCGGGCAGTGGTGGCGGCAGAGAATTATCCTTTCTGCACGATAGAGCCTCATAGGGAGCGCGTTCCTGTTCCAGACGAGCGTCTTGCCGTTTTGTCGTCCCTTGTGCGTCCAGCGAACGTGGTTGAGGCGCAATTAGAGCTTGTCGATATTGCTGGGCTTGTGCGTGGGGCGTCTGTAGGCGAGGGGTTAGGGAATCGGTTTTTACAGCATATCCGTGATGTCCATGTGTTGGTGCATGTCGTGCGTTGTTTCGAGGGGGAGGACATCACCCATGTAGATGGGCGTATCGACCCTATGGGCGATATAGACACGATAGAGACAGAGCTCATGTTGGCGGATATAGGATGTGTGACGACACAACGTGCGGGCTTAGAAAAGAGGGCGCGGGCGCGTGATAAGGATGCCATAGCGCTTTTAGCACAGAGTGACATATGGCTTGCCCATTTGGATAAGGGGCATGCTCTGCGTTCTTTGCCTCTCGAGCCTCAAGAGCGCCATGCGCTGATGATGATGGGGGCGTTGACCATGCGTCCTGTCATTTATGTCTGTAACGTGACAGAGGGCCATGTGGTGGGTGGCTTTGAGCTCTCACAGCGCGTCCATGCATGGGCGAACGAGCAAGGCTTGCCATGTATCACAATTTCGGCCGCGCTGGAGCAGGCATTGGCGAGTTTTTCTCCTCAAGAGAGGAAAGACTATCTCGAGGCGCTTGGCGTCGAGGATACAGGCCTTTCCCAACTGATACGCGCAGGCTATAGCGCCTTGGGCTTGCATACATTTTTTACGGCAGGGGATAAGGAGGTGCGCGCATGGACATGTCAAAAAGGGGCGTCTGCGGTGGAGGCAGCCGCTGTCATTCATAGCGATTTTGCTCAGGGCTTTATTTGTGCCGAGACGATCTCTTATGGTGATTATAAAGAATGGGGTTCGCATAGCGCTGCCGCACAAGCAGGCAAGGTGCGCAAAGAAGGGCGCGACTATATCGTGTGCGATGGCGATGTCATGCTCTTTCGTTTCCATGTGGCAAAGGCGGGTAAAGCAAAAAAATAA
- the rpsP gene encoding 30S ribosomal protein S16: MLSIRLSRGGAKKRPYYRVVVADRRMKRDGRFIEVVGRYDPMMKKDDDRRIILQRDRLAYWLGVGARPSDRIVRFMEKAGMAKRTIPQQTKKHLPRHGTEDASHGGKGEAGASSEGAQGTASS; the protein is encoded by the coding sequence ATGTTATCGATTCGTTTATCGCGCGGAGGGGCAAAGAAGCGTCCCTATTATAGAGTTGTCGTTGCTGACAGGCGTATGAAGCGTGATGGGCGTTTCATTGAGGTGGTCGGGCGTTATGACCCTATGATGAAGAAGGATGATGACAGGCGTATCATTCTTCAGCGCGACAGGCTAGCCTATTGGCTTGGGGTGGGGGCGAGGCCAAGTGACCGCATTGTCCGCTTTATGGAGAAGGCTGGCATGGCAAAGAGGACGATTCCTCAGCAGACAAAAAAACATCTTCCTCGTCATGGCACTGAGGACGCGAGCCATGGTGGCAAGGGAGAGGCGGGGGCGTCCAGCGAGGGCGCTCAAGGCACGGCGTCTTCGTAA
- the rplS gene encoding 50S ribosomal protein L19 — MKVTIDDIERAYVKSLEDGRASEGIKLGKRSMDFRAGDSVKVHVRIVEGERRRLQVFEGVCIACRHRGLHSSFTVRKISYSEGMERVFPLYSPNVAKIEVVRRGDVRRAKLHYLRGLRGKKARIKGKIDVQKEMSGADMDVTSSTEDVPSPVGDEGVKDSVS; from the coding sequence ATGAAGGTTACGATCGACGACATAGAGCGAGCATATGTGAAGAGTTTAGAGGATGGTCGCGCCAGCGAGGGGATTAAGCTTGGCAAGCGTTCGATGGACTTCAGGGCTGGCGACAGCGTGAAGGTTCATGTGCGTATCGTTGAAGGCGAGCGGCGGCGTCTTCAGGTTTTTGAGGGTGTCTGCATCGCATGTCGTCATCGGGGTCTTCACTCTTCTTTTACGGTGCGTAAAATATCCTATAGTGAGGGGATGGAGCGTGTGTTTCCTCTTTATTCACCCAATGTTGCCAAGATAGAGGTTGTGCGGCGTGGTGATGTGCGCCGTGCGAAGTTGCACTATTTGCGTGGCCTCAGAGGGAAAAAGGCGCGTATTAAAGGCAAGATTGACGTTCAAAAAGAGATGTCAGGGGCGGATATGGATGTGACATCCTCTACTGAGGATGTGCCGTCTCCTGTGGGTGACGAGGGCGTCAAGGACAGCGTGTCTTAG
- a CDS encoding aminoacyl-tRNA hydrolase, with protein MAQALLVGLGNPGQPFEQSRHNVGFMALDAIIGHYGCSSLCLKKRFHSLWSEGVLDGVSCVLMKPQTYMNRSGMAVLSVMKYFSFSMDNVFVFHDDMDLGFLRVKVKRGGSDGGHRGIRSIDTHSHGLSKEGELGGRGRVGGAYWRVRIGVGRPVADARHHVLGSFSGEERARLYALLALMAEHCPLMLRGDTSHFMEHMREGAET; from the coding sequence GTGGCACAAGCACTCCTTGTCGGTTTAGGCAATCCGGGGCAGCCATTTGAGCAGAGCAGGCACAATGTGGGCTTTATGGCGCTTGATGCCATCATTGGTCATTATGGCTGTTCGTCTCTGTGTCTCAAGAAGCGCTTCCATAGCCTATGGAGTGAGGGTGTGCTCGATGGCGTGTCCTGTGTCCTTATGAAGCCACAAACCTATATGAATCGCAGTGGGATGGCGGTGTTGTCTGTGATGAAGTATTTCTCTTTTTCTATGGACAATGTCTTTGTGTTTCATGACGATATGGATTTAGGCTTTCTCCGTGTGAAAGTGAAAAGAGGCGGCAGTGATGGCGGTCATCGGGGCATACGTAGTATCGATACCCATAGCCATGGTCTTTCGAAGGAGGGCGAGCTTGGCGGGCGTGGGCGTGTGGGGGGTGCGTATTGGCGGGTGCGCATTGGGGTGGGGCGTCCCGTTGCCGATGCGCGCCACCATGTTTTAGGGTCTTTTTCTGGTGAAGAGCGGGCGCGTCTTTATGCTTTGTTAGCGTTGATGGCAGAACATTGTCCCCTCATGTTGCGTGGCGATACGTCTCACTTTATGGAGCATATGCGTGAAGGAGCGGAGACGTAA
- the trmD gene encoding tRNA (guanosine(37)-N1)-methyltransferase TrmD, producing MAGWRSAVLTLFPHIFPGPLASSVVGRGLREGVWHLDICDIKAHSPAGHHGVDDKPYGGGAGMVMRADVIDRCVSSVYGTGDTRPLIYMSARGKPLTQASMGRYAAGDGVVILCGHYEGVDQRVIEHWHMEEVCIGDYVLSGGEIAAMVLLDGCVRLLSGVVGDKRSVQEESFAHGLLGRLEYPHYTTPPSWRGYDVPSVLLSGDHGRIARWRHDKVQEVTVQRRPEMDIDGVLEGAGAGKKDLQKKEKSL from the coding sequence ATGGCAGGGTGGCGGAGTGCGGTTCTTACCCTTTTCCCTCATATATTTCCGGGTCCGCTGGCGTCGTCGGTGGTTGGGCGTGGTTTGCGGGAAGGCGTGTGGCATCTAGACATATGTGACATCAAGGCGCATAGTCCAGCGGGACATCATGGCGTTGATGACAAGCCTTATGGCGGTGGTGCGGGGATGGTGATGCGCGCTGATGTCATCGACCGCTGTGTGTCTTCCGTCTATGGAACGGGTGACACGCGTCCCCTGATTTATATGTCGGCGCGTGGCAAGCCACTCACCCAAGCATCGATGGGGCGTTATGCCGCTGGCGATGGCGTTGTCATTCTTTGTGGGCATTATGAAGGGGTCGACCAGCGTGTTATCGAGCATTGGCATATGGAAGAGGTGTGCATAGGCGACTATGTGTTATCTGGCGGCGAGATTGCGGCGATGGTCTTATTGGATGGCTGTGTGCGCTTATTGTCTGGCGTTGTAGGCGATAAGAGGAGCGTGCAAGAGGAAAGTTTCGCCCATGGTCTCTTGGGGCGTTTAGAGTATCCCCATTATACGACGCCACCGTCATGGCGTGGCTATGATGTGCCGTCTGTGCTTTTGAGTGGCGACCATGGGCGGATAGCGCGTTGGCGTCATGACAAGGTGCAAGAGGTGACAGTACAGCGACGCCCTGAGATGGACATAGATGGCGTGCTTGAGGGAGCGGGCGCGGGGAAAAAGGATTTGCAAAAGAAGGAAAAATCGCTATAG
- a CDS encoding SAM-dependent methyltransferase, producing the protein MGAPQGSMARASALSTDAHPHVLQSVCHAIDNAPSRAISVATYMELCLYGQAQSFYRGGGYHRDHAPLGEHGGVKGFTTSPSISQMFGELLALWCIDMAAQMSVTESPKRVVELGPGRGEMMADMQRIFVRHAFSRHLSYHCIECSSYYAEQQRRRATTDIPTFWHESLASVPDDGIWFILGNEFFDCFPIHQFSYHDGAWREIGVCAEQGTDHPPSLRFTLERQPSPLPDGLYRSLSAVIESPDDGMCLEYAPLLEVWAQDIIDAVRTHQGCALLLDYGHGGGAVGNSLRAFYDGRMCHPLCHSGVADLSASVDFSVFADRASRLGCGVMGLQTQGEFLRRLGIHERAKQLWRHSDRQPRQRLETGLALHRLTSPSQMGTLFKVLCLTSHKASVMPCGFASPQGKRQQA; encoded by the coding sequence ATGGGCGCGCCTCAGGGGAGCATGGCGCGGGCGAGCGCTTTGTCCACAGACGCCCATCCCCATGTGTTACAAAGTGTGTGTCATGCCATAGACAATGCGCCGTCGCGCGCCATTTCTGTGGCGACATATATGGAGCTCTGTCTGTATGGGCAAGCGCAAAGTTTCTATCGTGGGGGAGGCTATCACAGGGATCATGCGCCTCTTGGTGAGCATGGTGGCGTGAAGGGGTTTACGACATCCCCCAGCATAAGCCAGATGTTTGGCGAGCTCCTTGCCTTGTGGTGTATCGATATGGCGGCGCAGATGTCCGTGACGGAGTCGCCAAAGAGGGTCGTCGAGTTGGGCCCCGGGCGCGGCGAGATGATGGCGGATATGCAACGTATTTTTGTGCGCCATGCCTTTTCCCGTCATCTGTCCTATCATTGCATTGAGTGTAGTTCTTATTATGCTGAGCAACAGAGGCGGCGCGCGACCACAGACATTCCCACCTTTTGGCATGAGTCCCTTGCCAGCGTCCCCGATGACGGCATATGGTTCATCTTAGGCAATGAATTTTTTGATTGCTTTCCCATACACCAATTTTCCTACCATGACGGCGCATGGCGTGAGATAGGCGTATGCGCTGAGCAAGGAACAGACCATCCTCCATCCTTGCGTTTTACCCTTGAGCGTCAGCCGTCTCCTCTTCCAGACGGGTTATATCGTTCCTTATCAGCTGTCATAGAGTCGCCTGACGATGGCATGTGTCTGGAATATGCGCCTCTCCTCGAGGTATGGGCACAAGACATCATCGATGCTGTGCGGACACATCAAGGGTGCGCCTTGTTGCTTGATTATGGGCATGGTGGCGGTGCTGTAGGGAATAGTTTGCGCGCCTTTTACGATGGGCGCATGTGCCATCCCTTGTGTCATAGCGGTGTGGCCGACTTGTCGGCGTCGGTGGATTTTTCCGTTTTTGCCGATAGAGCCTCTCGTCTGGGCTGTGGCGTCATGGGTTTGCAGACTCAAGGGGAATTCTTACGCCGCTTAGGCATCCATGAGAGAGCAAAACAGCTCTGGCGTCATAGCGACCGCCAGCCACGCCAGAGGCTCGAGACGGGTTTGGCGCTTCATCGCCTGACGTCGCCGTCGCAGATGGGGACTCTCTTCAAAGTTCTGTGCCTCACGAGTCATAAGGCCTCCGTCATGCCATGTGGCTTTGCGTCTCCTCAAGGGAAACGCCAACAGGCATGA
- a CDS encoding 50S ribosomal protein L25/general stress protein Ctc: MVGRVDKAEALKALPRERIGKGGARTSRRQGLVPAIVYGGKEPPLPLCVDGRQLNKLLRHEGFLNHPTDILLDGKTLHVLPKDVQYHVVTDAPLHVDFLRVTEKTRVNVSVAVRFIHEERSPGIKNGGVLNVIRHEIDIVCAVANIPASFEVDLEGLAIGDSVHISHITMPKGVESVIQDRDFTIATIVAPTKAVETTAVADDTEGEGDSSSDGTDKEA, translated from the coding sequence ATGGTGGGTCGAGTGGACAAAGCAGAAGCCTTAAAGGCGTTGCCAAGAGAGAGAATTGGGAAAGGGGGGGCGCGGACGTCACGCCGTCAAGGATTGGTGCCAGCCATTGTGTATGGCGGGAAAGAGCCTCCCTTGCCCCTCTGCGTCGACGGACGGCAACTCAACAAATTGTTGCGCCATGAGGGATTTTTGAATCATCCCACCGACATTCTCTTGGATGGCAAGACTCTCCATGTGCTTCCTAAGGATGTTCAGTATCATGTGGTGACGGACGCGCCCTTGCATGTGGATTTTCTGCGTGTCACCGAGAAAACGAGAGTGAATGTGTCTGTGGCGGTGCGCTTTATCCATGAAGAACGTTCCCCCGGCATTAAGAATGGCGGTGTGCTGAATGTCATTCGTCACGAGATCGACATTGTGTGTGCAGTGGCGAACATTCCAGCGTCTTTCGAGGTGGATTTAGAGGGGCTTGCCATCGGTGATAGCGTCCATATCAGTCATATCACCATGCCGAAGGGTGTGGAGAGTGTTATTCAGGACCGCGACTTCACCATTGCGACGATTGTGGCGCCGACAAAGGCTGTTGAGACGACAGCTGTTGCTGATGATACAGAGGGCGAGGGTGACTCATCGTCAGATGGCACTGATAAAGAGGCGTAA
- a CDS encoding MltA domain-containing protein, with amino-acid sequence MAHCSLCRDVSSLLYGWWHAYGGVWRAFVFLGVLGAVSLVVVVVWRGDMLRDDVPVAGQGAGLVTETDFASIGAPWRESVSHLDGAFEAFRRSCQRWQAMGWDEDVMFARLDRHDSYPPQSLKASSWRSLCALSETLDRGTADSLRLFFEEHFTPYDVWMDGQREGLFTGYYRVVLFGSTQRDERFSVPLYGAPSDMVFIETKDFPQCGACPSRLIGRLHEGRITAYPTRGAIMAGTPIDAPVLVWLDDAFDAFLLSVQGSGKVILRDGRVMVLGYHRQNGHPYRPIAKSMRDEGVIDGDTRMTLSLLRLWFATKTEAERKAILALNPSYVFFTLIETPEAVASPIGAFGVPLVAGHSLAVDTRYIPLGVPLWVETTHPFAGHEGERPWHRLMVAHDRGGAIRGSVRGDIYWGEGHHAERLAGATNWAGHYRIFLPKNTSTADTILHDDTTQRP; translated from the coding sequence ATGGCGCATTGCTCCTTGTGCCGTGATGTGTCGTCTTTGCTCTATGGCTGGTGGCATGCTTATGGTGGCGTGTGGCGCGCCTTTGTGTTTCTTGGCGTCTTGGGGGCGGTGAGTCTTGTGGTTGTCGTTGTCTGGCGTGGTGACATGCTCAGAGACGATGTTCCCGTAGCAGGGCAGGGGGCGGGCTTGGTGACGGAGACGGATTTTGCCAGCATCGGCGCGCCATGGCGGGAGAGTGTCTCTCACCTTGATGGCGCTTTCGAGGCCTTTCGCCGTAGCTGTCAACGTTGGCAGGCGATGGGATGGGATGAAGATGTCATGTTTGCGCGCCTAGACAGGCATGACTCTTATCCGCCACAGAGTCTCAAGGCGTCCTCATGGCGTTCTCTCTGTGCGCTCAGTGAGACGTTAGACAGAGGCACAGCGGACTCTTTACGTCTTTTTTTTGAAGAGCATTTCACGCCATATGATGTCTGGATGGATGGACAGAGGGAAGGATTATTCACGGGCTATTATCGTGTTGTTTTATTTGGCTCGACACAGCGTGACGAGCGTTTTTCCGTGCCTCTCTATGGCGCGCCATCTGACATGGTGTTTATCGAGACAAAGGATTTTCCCCAATGTGGCGCTTGTCCCTCTCGTTTGATAGGGCGTTTGCATGAGGGGCGTATCACAGCCTATCCGACACGCGGCGCGATTATGGCGGGAACACCTATTGATGCGCCCGTCTTAGTCTGGTTAGACGATGCGTTTGATGCCTTTTTGCTCTCTGTGCAAGGCAGTGGCAAAGTCATTTTAAGGGATGGTCGCGTGATGGTGCTGGGCTATCATCGCCAAAATGGTCATCCCTATCGCCCGATCGCCAAGTCCATGCGGGATGAAGGCGTCATCGATGGCGATACACGTATGACGCTCTCCTTGTTGCGCTTATGGTTCGCCACCAAGACAGAGGCAGAGAGGAAGGCGATTCTTGCCTTGAATCCCTCTTATGTTTTTTTTACGCTTATCGAGACGCCAGAGGCTGTCGCGTCGCCCATTGGTGCTTTTGGTGTGCCGTTGGTGGCAGGGCATTCATTAGCGGTGGATACGCGCTATATCCCCTTAGGTGTGCCTTTATGGGTCGAGACGACTCATCCTTTTGCGGGGCATGAGGGAGAGAGGCCATGGCATCGCCTTATGGTGGCCCATGATAGAGGCGGTGCTATTCGTGGCTCTGTGCGTGGCGACATCTATTGGGGGGAGGGACATCATGCCGAACGCCTTGCTGGTGCGACCAATTGGGCGGGACATTATCGTATCTTTCTACCGAAGAACACATCCACAGCAGACACCATCCTCCATGATGACACAACACAACGACCATGA
- a CDS encoding laccase domain-containing protein, protein MAYPSIHRTRSPYGVFYVQSPMLYGLGVPHGFFTRLGGVSQGAYAQLNVGYGTQDKNDHIRENRRRAMHALLTDVVGQVETGAGAGAGTGAGAETPYPLWIPRQCHSSRVLVCEDMAMHAPKPWGDWQEAWHKGEAEADGMVSGYALRALGIVTADCVPMVCVDKAHKVFAVIHVGWRGARDGMIEAGLSTMVERGARVDSLHVALGPSIQKESYEVGAEFLGYFPDGKACFSRRDGTCDRYFFDLPAYIAMTLRALGVSAIDMLAHDTYREEAFFFSHRRAHKRGEGACGRQLTAMLCVV, encoded by the coding sequence ATGGCATATCCTTCCATCCACAGGACTCGTTCTCCCTACGGGGTTTTTTATGTGCAGAGTCCCATGCTCTACGGGCTAGGCGTTCCCCATGGCTTTTTCACGAGACTTGGCGGTGTCAGTCAAGGCGCGTACGCTCAGCTCAATGTTGGTTATGGCACGCAAGACAAAAACGACCATATCCGCGAGAATAGACGGCGTGCCATGCATGCCTTGCTGACTGATGTTGTGGGACAGGTAGAAACAGGAGCGGGGGCGGGGGCAGGAACAGGAGCGGGGGCGGAGACGCCTTATCCTTTATGGATTCCTCGTCAGTGCCACTCTTCCCGTGTCCTTGTCTGTGAGGATATGGCGATGCATGCGCCTAAACCATGGGGGGATTGGCAAGAGGCGTGGCACAAGGGCGAGGCGGAGGCGGATGGCATGGTGAGTGGATATGCTCTACGGGCATTGGGTATCGTCACGGCGGATTGCGTGCCGATGGTGTGTGTGGATAAGGCGCACAAGGTTTTTGCCGTGATTCATGTGGGATGGCGTGGTGCGCGTGATGGGATGATCGAGGCGGGTCTCTCGACAATGGTCGAGAGGGGCGCGCGTGTGGACTCTCTCCATGTGGCGTTAGGCCCTTCCATACAGAAGGAGTCTTATGAGGTTGGTGCGGAATTTTTAGGGTATTTTCCTGATGGCAAAGCCTGTTTTTCGAGGCGAGACGGGACATGCGACAGATATTTCTTTGATTTGCCCGCCTATATCGCCATGACGTTGCGTGCGTTAGGTGTCAGCGCCATCGACATGCTTGCCCATGATACCTATAGGGAGGAGGCGTTCTTTTTTAGTCATCGCCGCGCTCACAAGAGGGGAGAAGGGGCGTGCGGACGACAACTCACCGCCATGCTCTGTGTGGTCTAA
- a CDS encoding ribose-phosphate pyrophosphokinase encodes MKIFSGNSNLPLAEAMCARLGMPLGRCVVRRFADGEIYVEIQENVRGEDVFFIQSLSKPANDHIMELLLALDALKRGSAHRITAVIPYYGYARQDRKSGPRTPISAKLVADIITTAGASRCLMLDLHAGQIQGFFDVPVDNLYASLVFEKDIRKRYDVKNLSIVSPDVGGLVRVRAIAYRMHIRDLCIIDKRRPTAGQSEVMNVIGDVTGKDCLIFDDIIDSAGTLCHAAVALKERGARSVVAYASHGVLSGGALARITDAPLERVVISDSIARQDETSLVKKIETLSIAPLLCEAIQRIHKGESISRLFDTQE; translated from the coding sequence ATGAAGATTTTTTCAGGCAACAGCAATCTGCCGTTGGCGGAGGCGATGTGCGCCCGCCTTGGCATGCCATTGGGGCGTTGTGTGGTGCGTCGCTTTGCTGATGGCGAGATCTATGTCGAGATACAAGAGAATGTGCGTGGGGAAGATGTCTTTTTCATTCAGTCCCTCTCCAAGCCGGCGAACGACCATATCATGGAGTTGCTCTTAGCCCTTGATGCTCTCAAACGAGGCTCTGCCCATAGGATTACGGCCGTCATTCCTTATTATGGGTATGCGCGTCAGGATAGGAAGTCTGGTCCTCGCACGCCCATTTCGGCAAAATTGGTTGCTGACATCATCACGACGGCAGGGGCGTCCCGTTGCTTGATGTTAGACCTCCATGCGGGACAGATACAGGGTTTTTTTGATGTGCCTGTGGATAATTTATATGCGTCTCTTGTGTTTGAGAAAGACATTAGGAAACGCTACGATGTGAAGAATCTCAGCATTGTCTCGCCAGATGTGGGTGGTTTGGTGCGTGTCAGAGCCATTGCCTATCGCATGCATATTCGCGACTTATGTATCATTGACAAGCGTCGCCCGACAGCAGGGCAATCGGAGGTTATGAACGTGATAGGGGATGTGACGGGCAAGGATTGTCTTATTTTCGATGACATTATTGATTCGGCGGGGACATTGTGCCATGCGGCGGTGGCGCTGAAAGAGCGGGGGGCGCGTTCTGTGGTGGCTTATGCGAGTCATGGCGTTTTATCTGGTGGGGCGTTGGCGCGGATTACCGATGCGCCTCTTGAGAGGGTTGTCATCAGCGACAGCATTGCGCGCCAAGATGAGACGTCTCTGGTGAAAAAAATCGAGACCCTCAGCATTGCTCCCTTGCTTTGCGAAGCAATACAGCGTATTCATAAAGGCGAGTCCATCTCTCGTCTGTTCGATACACAAGAATAG
- a CDS encoding prolipoprotein diacylglyceryl transferase — protein MENHFLLLPAWDPVAFSIGPLSVHWYGLSYLVSFLLAWRYGLWVIKRYALPITAEQWGDAMLLWCVLGVLIGGRLGYVFLYHPAYYLANPHEIFFIWRGGMSFHGGMVGAGCAVMLYGRSVGVSGVRFVDLVALVSPVGLFFGRLANFVNGELYGRVSHVPWAMIFPHSDGMPRHPSQLYEAALEGIVLGTILFLCVVCGRRRGGVLETRGMMMFLFLLGYGLMRFIVEFWREPDAHIGYIAGLWSLGQILSALMVVAGAVGLWVIHKKAQRRTEGMA, from the coding sequence ATGGAGAATCATTTTTTATTGTTGCCCGCATGGGATCCTGTGGCTTTTTCCATAGGGCCTCTGTCTGTCCATTGGTATGGTCTTTCCTATTTAGTGAGTTTTCTTTTAGCGTGGCGGTATGGGCTATGGGTGATAAAGCGCTATGCTCTTCCCATAACGGCTGAACAATGGGGTGATGCTATGCTGTTATGGTGTGTCTTAGGCGTTCTGATAGGGGGGAGGCTTGGCTATGTCTTTTTGTATCATCCCGCCTATTACCTTGCCAATCCCCATGAGATTTTCTTTATCTGGCGGGGTGGCATGTCATTTCATGGGGGTATGGTGGGGGCGGGCTGTGCTGTCATGCTCTATGGGCGTTCTGTTGGCGTCTCTGGCGTGCGTTTTGTGGATCTTGTGGCTTTGGTGTCTCCTGTGGGGCTCTTTTTTGGGCGGTTAGCCAATTTTGTCAATGGTGAGCTCTATGGGCGGGTGAGCCATGTGCCGTGGGCGATGATTTTTCCTCATAGTGATGGCATGCCGCGCCATCCCAGCCAGCTCTATGAAGCGGCGCTCGAGGGGATTGTTTTAGGGACGATATTGTTTTTATGTGTCGTGTGTGGGCGGCGTCGAGGCGGCGTGCTAGAAACGAGAGGCATGATGATGTTTCTCTTCCTCTTAGGCTATGGTCTCATGCGTTTTATTGTGGAATTTTGGCGTGAGCCAGACGCCCATATAGGCTATATCGCGGGCCTATGGTCTCTTGGGCAGATTTTGAGCGCTCTTATGGTTGTGGCGGGCGCTGTGGGATTGTGGGTCATTCATAAGAAGGCACAGCGCAGAACGGAGGGCATGGCGTGA